A stretch of the Glycine soja cultivar W05 chromosome 13, ASM419377v2, whole genome shotgun sequence genome encodes the following:
- the LOC114382454 gene encoding probable mitochondrial saccharopine dehydrogenase-like oxidoreductase At5g39410, with protein sequence MAVSAAKFDVVILGASGFTGKQVLKEALKFLNSNHFTSLAIAGRDPSKLAQTLKWAAQPNPPPQIPILAADTADPPSLRSLCDQTRLLLNCVGPFRRHGEPVVAACVACGCDYLDITGESEFMERVEREYHAEATKKGSLVVSACGFDSVPAEMGFLFHSRQWVGPARPNRVGAYLSLESDKRIVGNFGTFESAVMAVKDLKEMERSRVTRVIPEIPGPPPKGEIIEHQKKIGLWGVTLPSADATLVGRTLSTLTESPHGLPGLNENAEMVEKRKAYWTSVKPAHFGVKIGSKSLLHVFGFILIGIIIGVLGRTSFGRWLLLKYPSIFTFGGFSKNGPSEEEIASASFKMWFVGHGFSNESLAAQGNTKPDMEIITRVMGPEMGYVTTPIIMVQCALVLHGQRKNLPKGGVYTPGIVFGPTDLQERLQQNGISFDVISKSSISS encoded by the exons ATGGCAGTGTCAGCAGCAAAGTTCGATGTGGTAATCCTAGGAGCCTCAGGTTTCACCGGCAAGCAAGTCCTCAAAGAAGCCCTCAAATTCCTCAATTCCAACCATTTCACCTCCCTCGCCATAGCGGGCCGCGACCCCTCCAAGCTGGCCCAAACCCTCAAATGGGCCGCTCAGCCCAACCCGCCGCCCCAAATCCCCATCCTCGCCGCCGACACCGCCGACCCTCCCTCCCTCCGTTCCCTCTGCGACCAGACCCGCCTCCTCCTCAACTGCGTGGGCCCCTTCCGCCGCCATGGCGAACCCGTCGTGGCGGCGTGCGTCGCGTGCGGCTGCGACTACCTCGACATCACGGGCGAGTCGGAGTTCATGGAGCGCGTGGAGCGTGAGTACCACGCGGAGGCAACAAAAAAGGGTTCTTTGGTGGTTTCGGCGTGTGGGTTCGACTCGGTTCCAGCGGAGATGGGCTTTTTGTTCCATTCGAGGCAGTGGGTGGGCCCGGCCCGGCCCAACAGGGTGGGGGCGTACCTGAGTTTGGAATCGGATAAGAGAATTGTGGGGAACTTTGGGACGTTTGAGTCTGCGGTTATGGCTGTGAAGGATTTGAAGGAAATGGAACGTTCTAGAGTCACCAGAGTGATCCCTGAG ATTCCTGGGCCCCCACCTAAAGGAGAAATAATAGAACACCAGAAGAAAATTGGCCTTTGGGGAGTAACACTACCTTCAGCGGATGCAACTCTTGTTGGAAGAACACTTTCTACTCTAACTGAATCCCCCCATGGTCTTCCTGGGTTGAATGAGAATGCTGAGATGGTTGAAAAAAGGAAAGCCTACTGGACATCCGTGAAGCCGGCTCATTTTGGTGTGAAGATAGGCTCAAAATCTTTGTTGCACGTGTTTGGATTTATTCTTATTGGAATAATCATTGGTGTTTTAGGAAGAACCTCTTTTGGAAGATGGCTTCTTTTGAAGTATCCTTCCATCTTCACCTTTGGCGGGTTTAGTAAGAATGGTCCTTCTGAAGAGGAGATTGCAAGTGCTTCATTCAAGATGTGGTTTGTTGGACATGGTTTCAGCAATGAGAGTCTTGCTGCACAGGGAAACACAAAACCTGACATGGAGATTATAACAAGAGTAATGGGACCTGAAATGGGTTATGTAACCACCCCAATAATTATGGTTCAGTGCGCTCTCGTTCTTCACGGCCAAAGAAAGAATCTACCAAAGGGAGGTGTTTACACTCCAGGGATTGTATTTGGTCCAACTGATCTCCAGGAAAGACTTCAACAAAATGGAATATCTTTTGATGTCATCTCGAAAAGCTCTATTTCTTCTTGA
- the LOC114382712 gene encoding chorismate mutase 1, chloroplastic-like isoform X1, whose protein sequence is MESKLLRATTISVPSTPSCAFHRTTRKASISFNPTSDFAPKSNLSLQAHAASIESVPTKKRIDESDNLTLDHIRRSLVRQEDSIIFSLIERAQYCYNEDTYDPDAFSMDGFHGSLVEYMVGETERLHAKVGRYKSPDEHPFFPDGLPEPVLPPLQYPQVLHPIADSININEKVWSLYFRVLIPQIVKQGDDGNSGSSAVCDVICLQALSKRIHYGKYVAEAKYQASPDSYKDAIIAQDKDKLMELLTYPEVEEAIKRRVDMKTKTYGQELVVTTKEHRTEPVYKINPSLVADLYSDWIMPLTKEVQVSYLLRRLD, encoded by the exons ATGGAGTCTAAGCTTTTAAGAGCCACCACCATCTCAGTCCCTTCAACACCCTCATGCGCTTTCCATCGCACAACTCGCAAGGCTTCGATTTCCTTCAACCCCACCTCGGATTTCGCCCCAAAAAGCAATCTTTCTCTCCAGGCACATGCGGCTTCCATCGA GTCAGTGccaacaaagaaaagaattGATGAGAGTGACAACCTGACCCTTGATCATATAAGACGTTCTTTAGTTCGTCAAGAGGATAGCATAATCTTCAGTCTCATCGAGCGAGCACAATACTGTTACAATGAAGATACATATGACCCTGATGCCTTCTCCATGGATGGATTTCATGGCTCATTGGTTGAGTACATGGTCGGGGAAACTGAGAGGCTTCATGCCAAG GTGGGTAGGTACAAGAGCCCTGATGAGCATCCATTCTTTCCAGATGGCCTACCCGAACCAGTGTTACCACCTTTGCAGTACCCTCAG GTGTTGCACCCTATTGCTGAttcaattaatataaatgaaaaagtatGGAGTTTATACTTCAGAGTTCTTATCCCACAAATAGTCAAACAAGGGGATGATGGTAACTCTGGATCCAGTGCTGTTTGTGATGTAATATGCTTGCAG GCTCTCTCAAAGAGAATTCATTATGGAAAATATGTAGCTGAGGCAAAATACCAAGCTAGTCCAGATTCATATAAAGATGCCATTATAGCACAG GACAAGGACAAGTTGATGGAATTGCTAACATATCCTGAAGTTGAAGAGGCAATTAAGAGGAGAGTTGACATGAAGACCAAGACTTATGGGCAAGAACTGGTTGTAACTACGAAGGAACATCGAACTGAACCTGTCTACAAAATAAATCCAAGCTTGGTTGCTGATCTATACAGTGATTGGATCATGCCATTGACAAAGGAAGTCCAAGTTTCTTATTTATTGAGAAGGTTGGATTGA
- the LOC114382712 gene encoding chorismate mutase 1, chloroplastic-like isoform X2: protein MESKLLRATTISVPSTPSCAFHRTTRKASISFNPTSDFAPKSNLSLQAHAASIESVPTKKRIDESDNLTLDHIRRSLVRQEDSIIFSLIERAQYCYNEDTYDPDAFSMDGFHGSLVEYMVGETERLHAKVGRYKSPDEHPFFPDGLPEPVLPPLQYPQALSKRIHYGKYVAEAKYQASPDSYKDAIIAQDKDKLMELLTYPEVEEAIKRRVDMKTKTYGQELVVTTKEHRTEPVYKINPSLVADLYSDWIMPLTKEVQVSYLLRRLD from the exons ATGGAGTCTAAGCTTTTAAGAGCCACCACCATCTCAGTCCCTTCAACACCCTCATGCGCTTTCCATCGCACAACTCGCAAGGCTTCGATTTCCTTCAACCCCACCTCGGATTTCGCCCCAAAAAGCAATCTTTCTCTCCAGGCACATGCGGCTTCCATCGA GTCAGTGccaacaaagaaaagaattGATGAGAGTGACAACCTGACCCTTGATCATATAAGACGTTCTTTAGTTCGTCAAGAGGATAGCATAATCTTCAGTCTCATCGAGCGAGCACAATACTGTTACAATGAAGATACATATGACCCTGATGCCTTCTCCATGGATGGATTTCATGGCTCATTGGTTGAGTACATGGTCGGGGAAACTGAGAGGCTTCATGCCAAG GTGGGTAGGTACAAGAGCCCTGATGAGCATCCATTCTTTCCAGATGGCCTACCCGAACCAGTGTTACCACCTTTGCAGTACCCTCAG GCTCTCTCAAAGAGAATTCATTATGGAAAATATGTAGCTGAGGCAAAATACCAAGCTAGTCCAGATTCATATAAAGATGCCATTATAGCACAG GACAAGGACAAGTTGATGGAATTGCTAACATATCCTGAAGTTGAAGAGGCAATTAAGAGGAGAGTTGACATGAAGACCAAGACTTATGGGCAAGAACTGGTTGTAACTACGAAGGAACATCGAACTGAACCTGTCTACAAAATAAATCCAAGCTTGGTTGCTGATCTATACAGTGATTGGATCATGCCATTGACAAAGGAAGTCCAAGTTTCTTATTTATTGAGAAGGTTGGATTGA
- the LOC114380746 gene encoding lamin-like protein: MERMKRVLLLLLAFTVLLMLPEASATKFTVGNNQFWNPNINYTEWAKGKHFYLGDWLYFVYDRNQASVLEVNKTDYETCNSDHPLTNWTRGAGRDVVPLNVTKTYYIISGRGFCFSGMKIAVHVEKLPPPPKAAPVKSAAPTLFSQDRILLMPVVFAIGAAWDAFIHFW; the protein is encoded by the exons ATGGAGAGGATGAAGAGGGTGCTTCTGCTGCTTCTGGCCTTCACTGTTCTTCTCATGTTGCCAGAAGCTTCTGCTACAAAGTTTACTGTTGGAAACAACCAGTTTTGGAACCCCAATATTAACTACACTGAGTGGGCTAAAGGCAAACATTTCTACCTTGGTGACTGGCTCT ATTTTGTGTACGATAGGAACCAAGCGAGCGTGTTGGAAGTGAACAAGACAGATTATGAAACATGTAACTCTGATCATCCACTCACAAATTGGACTAGGGGAGCTGGAAGAGACGTGGTTCCATTGAATGTAACAAAAACTTACTACATTATCAGTGGCCGAGGGTTCTGCTTCAGCGGCATGAAGATAGCAGTTCATGTTGAAAAGCTGCCACCTCCACCAAAAGCTGCCCCTGTAAAGTCCGCGGCACCGACCCTTTTTTCACAAGACCGCATTCTTCTCATGCCTGTTGTTTTTGCCATTGGAGCAGCATGGGATGCATTCATTCATTTCTGGTAG
- the LOC114382079 gene encoding lamin-like protein — translation MENWRGARLMVVASVVAIGWLSLVVMGSPVLHKVGGSKGWINHDVNYTEWAAQEHVYVGDWLIFKFDRRYFNVLEVNKTSYENCIDRDFIKNITRGGRDVVQMTEARTYYYLSDGGYCFHGMKVAVQVQEYQDPALAMVAPAPSPVVSGSSVFTCIWIIVANVVLFVNLMVVGIL, via the exons ATGGAGAATTGGAGGGGTGCTCGGTTGATGGTGGTGGCGAGTGTGGTGGCAATAGGGTGGCTTTCGTTGGTGGTCATGGGAAGTCCGGTGCTTCACAAGGTGGGAGGGTCCAAAGGTTGGATCAATCACGATGTGAACTACACTGAATGGGCTGCTCAAGAGCATGTCTATGTTGGGGATTGGCTCA TCTTCAAGTTCGACAGACGATACTTCAACGTTCTGGAGGTGAACAAGACAAGCTACGAGAACTGCATAGACAGGGACTTCATAAAAAACATCACTCGAGGTGGTCGTGACGTGGTGCAAATGACGGAGGCAAGGACCTACTACTACCTCTCCGATGGAGGTTACTGTTTTCATGGTATGAAAGTGGCTGTGCAAGTTCAAGAGTACCAAGATCCCGCACTCGCAATGGTGGCACCAGCTCCTTCCCCCGTCGTGTCTGGTTCTTCTGTGTTCACATGCATTTGGATCATTGTTGCTAATGTTGTGCTTTTTGTGAATTTGATGGTAGTGGGCATTTTGTAA
- the LOC114381195 gene encoding checkpoint protein hus1 — MKFKAFVTDNGVQLLERRFLPALERTGKSCHLFLTRDHAMFLHLLNGDGVQCLAQFRKEALFHDYRISSQNDDRIAFALDLSLLLRALRSAVAVASSASASSAPTRLEIKLVKKLPPNSTQPMPYLTLETRGYKSAVIQDIPISKPLSRAQVTELQSALDTAQDLPQTLVQVPDLNQLLNLVDRMKQVGDVVNVFISKHGDLSVQVSTTLISLGAEFRRLVVIGEKTNAPAEDQNLSAQTRSSRSISRGDGQYVQVSVKHFAKSLQCHLTRPDCTFFGIAPQGSCLTVIFQFFVPGSRQTDKSISLHCRLPVLDPGSG, encoded by the exons ATGAAATTCAAGGCCTTCGTGACCGACAACGGCGTGCAGCTCCTGGAGAGGCGGTTCCTCCCGGCCCTGGAGAGAACGGGAAAATCGTGCCACCTCTTCCTCACGCGCGACCACGCCATGTTCCTCCACCTCCTCAACGGCGACGGCGTCCAGTGCCTCGCGCAGTTCCGCAAGGAGGCGCTCTTCCACGACTACCGCATATCCAGCCAGAACGACGACCGCATCGCCTTCGCTCTCGACCTCTCCCTCCTCCTCCGCGCCCTCCGCAGCGCCGTCGCCGTCGCCTCCTCCGCCTCCGCTTCCTCCGCCCCCACGCGCCTCGAGATCAAGCTCGTCAAGAAACTTCCCCCTAATTCCACCCAGCCCATGCCCTACCTCACATTGGAAACTCGCGGGTATAAGTCTGCGGTTATTCAGGATATTCCCATCTCCAAACCCTTGTCGCGGGCGCAGGTTACCGAGCTTCAGAGCGCGCTCGATACGGCGCAAGATCTCCCTCAAACACTCGTTCAG GTGCCTGATTTGAATCAATTGTTAAACTTGGTGGATCGGATGAAGCAGGTGGGCGATGTTGTGAATGTGTTCATAAGTAAGCATGGGGATTTGAGCGTGCAGGTTTCAACCACGCTGATTAGTTTGGGTGCTGAGTTTCGGAGACTGGTGGTGATTGGAGAGAAAACTAATGCTCCTGCTGAAGATCAAAATCTCAGTGCTCAGACAAGATCATCGAGGTCCATTTCGAGAGGAGATGGGCAATATGTGCAGGTGAGTGTTAAGCACTTCGCCAAAAGCCTCCAGTGTCACTTGACCAGACCAGACTGCACTTTCTTTGGGATTGCTCCGCAGGGTAGTTGCCTGACGGTGATATTTCAGTTCTTTGTCCCAGGTTCTCGCCAGACTGATAAATCAATCAGCTTGCATTGCAGGCTTCCTGTTCTTGACCCTGGTTCTGGTTAA